A region of Anolis sagrei isolate rAnoSag1 chromosome 2, rAnoSag1.mat, whole genome shotgun sequence DNA encodes the following proteins:
- the LOC132766384 gene encoding zinc finger protein 658B-like isoform X1: protein MASPLPPYPRSDTGEKLHQCMECGKQFDWESSLTVHERTHTGEKPYQCMECGKSFSQSGALHSHQRIHTGEKPHKCIECGESFSQSGHLRSHQRTHTGEKLHRCVECGESFSRSDSLCSHQRIHTGEKPYQCMECGKSFSQSSNLRAHKRIHTGEKPHKCMECGKSFCQSGSLRAHQRTHTGEKPYKCMECGESFSERGTLRSHQRTHTREKPYKCMERGESFSESGHLCSHQKTHTGEKPYKCMECGKSFSRTDHLRSHQRTHTGEKPHICMECGTSFSHSSNLRAHQRTHTGEKPHKCMECGDSFSHSGTLRSHQSIHTGKKPHKCMECGKSFSRSGTLHSHQRTHTGEKPNKCMECGESFSWSGHLRSHQRTHTGEKPHKCMECGKSFSRSDTLRSHQRTHTGEKPHKCMECGESFSWSGHLRSHQRTHTGEKPHKCMECGESFSRSSNLRTHQRTHTGEKPYKCMECGKSFSQSSNLHIHQRIHTGEKPHKCIECGESFSRSDCLRSHQRIHTGEKPHKCMECGKSFSRSGHLRSHLRKHTGEKPYKCMECGESFSGSGNLRSHQRIHTGEKPHKCMEYGKSFSQSGNLRSHQLSHTVEKP, encoded by the coding sequence ATGGCAAGCCCTCTACCTCCCTATCCTAGATCAGACACAGGGGAGAAGTTACATCAGTGTATGGAGTGTGGAAAACAATTTGATTGGGAAAGTTCTCTTACTGTACATGAACggacgcacacaggggagaagccatatcaatgcatggaatgtggaaagagcttcagtcagagtggtgCTCTACATTCCCATcagaggatccacacaggggagaagccgcataaatgcatagaatgtggagaaagcttcagtcagagtggccatctacgttcccatcaaaggacgcacacaggggagaagctaCATAGATgcgtggaatgtggagaaagcttcagtcgtaGTGATAGTCtgtgttcccatcaaaggatccacacaggggagaagccatatcaatgcatggaatgtggaaagagcttcagtcagagtagcAATCTGCGTGCCCATAAAAGGATacatacaggggagaagccacataaatgtatggaatgtggaaagagcttctgtcAGAGTGGCAGTCTGCGTgctcatcaaaggactcacacaggggagaagccatataaatgtatggaatgtggagaaagcttcagtgagagaggCACTCTACGTTCGCATCAAAGGACGCACACaagggagaagccatataaatgtatggaacgtggagaaagcttcagtgagagtggcCATCTATGTTCCCATCAAAAgacacacacaggggagaagccatataaatgtatggaatgtggaaagagcttcagtcggactgaccatctacgttcccatcaaaggacacacacaggggagaagccacatatatgcatggaatgtggaacgAGCTTCAGTCACAGTAGCAATCTGCGTGcccatcaaaggacgcacacaggggagaagccacataaatgcatggaatgtggagacaGCTTCAGTCATAGTGGCACTCTACGGTCCCATCAAAGTATCCACACAGGgaagaagccacataaatgcatggaatgtggaaagagctttagtcGGAGTGGCACtctacattcccatcaaaggacgcacacaggggagaagccaaataaatgcatggaatgtggagaaagcttcagttggagTGGccatctacgttcccatcaaaggacacacacaggggaaaaaccacataaatgcatggaatgtggaaagagctttagtcGGAGTGacactctacgttcccatcaaaggacgcacacaggggagaagccacataaatgcatggaatgtggagaaagcttcagttggagTGGccatctacgttcccatcaaaggacacacacaggggaaaaaccacataaatgcatggaatgtggagaaagcttcagtcggaGTAGCAATCTAcgtacccatcaaaggacccacacaggggagaagccatataaatgcatggaatgtggaaagagcttcagtcagagttcaAATCTGCAtatccatcaaaggatccacacaggggagaagccacataaatgcatagaatgtggagaaagcttcagtcggagtgactgtctacggtcccatcaaaggatccacacaggggaaaaaccacataaatgcatggaatgtggaaagagcttcagtaggAGTGGCCATCTACGGTCCCATCTAAGgaagcacacaggggagaagccatataaatgcatggaatgcggAGAAAGCTTTAGTGGCAGTGGcaatctacgttcccatcaaaggatccacacaggggagaagccacataaatgcatggaatatggaaagagcttcagtcagagtggcaatctacgttcccatcaattGTCTCACACAGTAGAAAAGCCATAG